From a region of the Thermoanaerobaculia bacterium genome:
- a CDS encoding response regulator — protein MAKILVADDSKEFLSLYRDLITSMGVTVITAENGAEAIQRTWSEKPDLVILDLEMPEMTGAECTRLLKQDPSCTSIPVIIVTSHIGQKDMAACYQSGVEEILAKPFSNAQIENLLRRHLSMPS, from the coding sequence ATGGCCAAAATCCTTGTCGCCGACGATTCGAAGGAATTCCTGTCACTCTACCGGGACCTCATCACATCGATGGGTGTAACCGTCATCACGGCGGAAAATGGGGCCGAGGCGATTCAGCGAACCTGGTCGGAGAAACCGGATCTGGTCATCCTTGATCTTGAAATGCCCGAAATGACGGGTGCGGAGTGTACCCGGCTTCTCAAGCAGGATCCATCGTGTACCTCCATACCGGTGATTATCGTCACCTCCCACATCGGTCAAAAGGATATGGCGGCCTGCTACCAGAGTGGTGTGGAAGAGATTCTGGCAAAACCCTTTTCAAATGCGCAGATTGAAAATCTGCTCAGACGCCATCTTTCAATGCCGTCATGA
- the rpsB gene encoding 30S ribosomal protein S2 has product MKNLLEAGVHFGHQTRRWNPKMRPYIFGKRNGIYIIDLQKTLALFQQAAAFIREIVAEGGKILFVGTKRQAQEAVAEEAERCGMYYVNNRWLGGTLTNFKTIRRSIDRYKELDKILQDEETLRHYTKKERIGLDREKKKLEKNLKGIRDMEELPDALFIIDPEKERIAVLEARKLGIPVIAVVDTNCDPELVDVVIPGNDDAIRAIRLFVGAMATSVLDGLNQLESAYADEGAAYEAEGTAEDEPEESAEELEAEAEEEEVAAEESSPEEEPEEEEKAEEPVN; this is encoded by the coding sequence ATGAAGAATCTGCTGGAGGCGGGCGTTCACTTTGGTCATCAGACCCGCAGATGGAATCCCAAGATGCGCCCCTATATCTTTGGAAAGCGCAACGGGATTTATATCATTGATCTCCAGAAGACCCTGGCGCTCTTTCAGCAGGCTGCAGCTTTCATCCGTGAAATCGTGGCCGAAGGCGGGAAAATCCTCTTTGTCGGTACGAAGCGTCAGGCCCAGGAAGCCGTTGCCGAAGAAGCCGAACGCTGTGGAATGTACTATGTGAACAACCGCTGGCTCGGGGGCACGCTCACCAATTTTAAGACGATTCGCCGGAGTATCGATCGTTATAAAGAGCTTGACAAAATTCTCCAGGATGAAGAGACTCTCCGCCACTACACCAAGAAGGAACGGATCGGTCTGGACCGCGAGAAGAAGAAACTGGAAAAGAACCTGAAGGGGATCCGGGATATGGAAGAGCTTCCCGATGCTCTCTTCATTATCGATCCCGAAAAGGAACGAATCGCGGTTCTGGAAGCCCGCAAGCTCGGCATCCCCGTCATTGCGGTCGTGGACACCAACTGTGATCCTGAACTCGTCGATGTGGTCATTCCTGGAAATGACGACGCGATTCGTGCCATTCGTCTCTTCGTGGGCGCCATGGCGACATCGGTTCTGGATGGTTTGAACCAGCTCGAATCGGCTTACGCAGACGAGGGTGCGGCCTATGAGGCCGAGGGTACTGCGGAGGACGAGCCGGAAGAGAGTGCGGAAGAGCTCGAAGCTGAGGCGGAAGAGGAAGAAGTAGCTGCGGAAGAATCCTCACCTGAAGAAGAGCCTGAAGAAGAGGAAAAAGCCGAAGAACCTGTCAACTGA
- the rpsI gene encoding 30S ribosomal protein S9, protein MALIQYYGTGRRKRATARVYIRPGEGKVMVNRKPVAEYFPTDRLQYMVQQPLNAVEVQGKFDILVNVAGGGVAGQAGATRHGVARALLQYNPEFRKKLKTAGFLTRDPREVERKKYGQRKARARFQFSKR, encoded by the coding sequence GTGGCACTCATTCAGTATTACGGAACGGGTCGAAGGAAACGGGCAACGGCCCGCGTCTACATCCGACCCGGTGAAGGTAAGGTTATGGTCAACAGGAAGCCGGTCGCGGAATATTTTCCGACGGACCGTCTTCAGTACATGGTTCAGCAGCCTCTGAATGCCGTGGAAGTGCAGGGCAAGTTCGACATTCTGGTCAATGTGGCCGGTGGCGGTGTCGCCGGACAGGCCGGAGCGACGCGCCATGGTGTTGCCCGGGCCCTCCTGCAGTACAACCCCGAATTCAGAAAGAAACTAAAAACCGCAGGATTTCTCACTCGAGATCCCCGCGAAGTGGAACGAAAGAAATACGGGCAGCGTAAAGCTCGCGCCCGGTTCCAATTCTCAAAGCGCTAG
- the rplM gene encoding 50S ribosomal protein L13 encodes MKTYAPKEADIQRKWFLVDADGQVLGRMATRIATILRGKDEPGYAPNVDMGDFVVVINAEKVKLTGNKLNDKLYQSHSGYPGGFKEQTASELMEKHPERIIENAIKGMLPRNRLRAKILKKLKVYKGSAHPHEAQNPEPLTLDK; translated from the coding sequence ATGAAGACTTATGCGCCGAAAGAGGCGGACATTCAACGGAAGTGGTTTCTCGTCGATGCGGACGGTCAGGTACTGGGCCGCATGGCAACCCGGATTGCAACGATCCTTCGCGGAAAGGACGAACCGGGCTATGCGCCTAATGTAGATATGGGTGACTTCGTCGTCGTAATCAATGCGGAAAAGGTCAAGCTGACGGGAAACAAGCTCAACGACAAGCTCTACCAGAGTCACTCCGGTTATCCGGGTGGCTTCAAGGAGCAGACCGCAAGCGAACTAATGGAAAAGCACCCCGAGCGCATCATCGAAAATGCGATCAAGGGGATGCTTCCAAGAAATCGTCTTCGCGCCAAGATCCTAAAAAAACTGAAAGTCTATAAAGGATCTGCACATCCCCACGAGGCCCAGAATCCTGAGCCCCTGACGCTGGACAAGTAG